The Streptococcus toyakuensis genome has a window encoding:
- a CDS encoding branched-chain amino acid ABC transporter permease, with the protein MKENLKVNILWLLLLLAGYGLISVLVSVGVLNLFYVQILQQIGINIILAVGLNLIVGFSGQFSLGHAGFMAIGAYAAAIIGSKSPTYGAFFGAMLIGALLSGAVALLVGIPTLRLKGDYLAVATLGVSEIIRIFIINGGSLTNGAAGILGIPNFTTWQMVYFFVVITTIATLNFLRSPIGRSTLSVREDEIAAESVGVNTTKIKIIAFVFGAITASIAGSLQAGFIGSVVPKDYTFINSINVLIIVVFGGLGSITGAIVSAIVLGILNMLLQDVASVRMIIYALALVLVMIFRPGGLLGTWELSLSRFFKKSKKEEQN; encoded by the coding sequence ATGAAAGAAAATTTAAAAGTTAATATTCTATGGTTACTCCTTTTGTTAGCTGGCTATGGCTTGATTAGTGTACTGGTTTCAGTCGGAGTACTCAATCTATTCTATGTACAGATTTTACAACAAATAGGAATTAATATTATTCTGGCTGTTGGTCTCAACTTAATCGTTGGTTTTTCAGGACAATTTTCACTTGGGCATGCTGGTTTCATGGCGATTGGTGCCTATGCAGCAGCTATTATTGGTTCTAAATCACCAACCTACGGTGCCTTCTTTGGAGCCATGCTGATAGGTGCTTTGCTTTCAGGAGCAGTTGCCTTGCTTGTCGGAATTCCAACCTTACGCTTGAAGGGGGACTATCTTGCGGTAGCGACTCTTGGTGTTTCTGAAATTATCCGTATCTTTATCATCAATGGTGGAAGCCTTACAAATGGTGCAGCAGGTATCTTGGGAATTCCTAACTTTACAACTTGGCAAATGGTTTACTTCTTTGTCGTGATCACAACCATTGCAACCTTAAACTTCTTGCGTAGTCCAATTGGTCGTTCAACCCTCTCCGTTCGTGAGGATGAAATTGCTGCTGAGTCAGTTGGGGTTAATACGACTAAAATTAAAATTATCGCTTTTGTCTTTGGTGCCATTACTGCAAGTATTGCAGGGTCACTTCAGGCAGGATTTATCGGGTCTGTTGTACCGAAAGATTATACTTTCATCAACTCAATCAACGTTTTGATTATTGTTGTATTTGGTGGACTTGGTTCCATTACAGGTGCCATCGTTTCAGCTATTGTTTTGGGAATTTTGAATATGCTTCTCCAAGATGTTGCTAGTGTGCGTATGATTATTTACGCTTTGGCCTTGGTATTGGTAATGATTTTCAGACCAGGTGGACTCCTTGGAACATGGGAATTGAGCCTATCACGTTTCTTTAAAAAATCTAAGAAGGAGGAACAAAACTAA
- a CDS encoding branched-chain amino acid ABC transporter permease: protein MLQQLVNGLILGSVYALLALGYTMVYGIIKLINFAHGDIYMMGAFIGYFLINSFQMNFFVALIVAMLATAILGVVIEFLAYRPLRHSTRIAVLITAIGVSFLLEYGMVYLVGANTRAFPQAIQTVRYDLGPVSLTNVQLMILAISLILMILLQVIVQKTKMGKAMRAVSVDSDAAQLMGINVNRTISFTFALGSALAGAAGVLIALYYNSLEPLMGVTPGLKSFVAAVLGGIGIIPGAALGGFVIGLLETFATAFGMSDFRDAIVYGILLLILIVRPAGILGKNVKEKV, encoded by the coding sequence ATGCTCCAACAACTCGTAAATGGTTTGATTCTAGGTAGTGTTTACGCGCTGTTAGCCCTAGGATATACCATGGTTTACGGAATTATCAAGCTCATCAACTTCGCCCATGGTGATATTTATATGATGGGAGCCTTTATCGGTTATTTCTTGATCAATTCTTTCCAAATGAATTTCTTTGTAGCGCTTATTGTAGCTATGCTAGCGACAGCTATTCTTGGTGTCGTGATTGAGTTTCTTGCTTACCGACCTTTGCGCCACTCTACTCGTATTGCTGTTTTGATTACGGCTATTGGGGTTTCTTTCCTATTGGAGTATGGCATGGTCTATCTGGTTGGTGCCAATACCCGTGCCTTCCCTCAAGCGATTCAAACAGTTCGCTATGATTTGGGACCAGTTAGCCTAACAAATGTGCAGTTAATGATTTTGGCCATTTCCTTGATTTTGATGATTTTGTTACAAGTCATTGTCCAAAAAACAAAGATGGGGAAAGCCATGCGTGCTGTATCTGTAGATAGCGATGCAGCGCAATTGATGGGGATCAATGTAAATCGTACTATCAGCTTTACCTTCGCTTTGGGTTCAGCTCTTGCGGGTGCGGCTGGTGTTCTGATTGCCCTCTATTATAACTCTCTTGAACCTTTGATGGGTGTTACTCCAGGTCTTAAGTCTTTCGTTGCCGCAGTACTTGGTGGTATCGGGATTATTCCTGGTGCGGCTCTTGGTGGCTTTGTGATTGGTCTATTGGAAACCTTTGCGACAGCCTTTGGAATGTCAGACTTCCGTGATGCCATTGTTTATGGAATCTTGTTGTTGATCTTGATTGTCCGCCCAGCTGGTATCCTTGGTAAAAATGTGAAAGAGAAGGTGTAA
- a CDS encoding ABC transporter substrate-binding protein, which produces MKKKFALSFVALASVALLAACGEVKSGAVNTAGNSVEEKTIKIGFNFEESGSLAAYGTAEQKGAQLAVDEINAAGGIDGKQIEVVDKDNKSETAEAASVTTNLVTQSKVSAVVGPATSGATAAAVANATKAGVPLISPSATQDGLTKGQDYLFIGTFQDSFQGKIISNYVSEKLNAKKVVLYTDNASDYAKGIAKSFRESYKGEIVADETFVAGDTDFQAALTKMKGKDFDAIIVPGYYNEAGKIVNQARGMGIDKPIVGGDGFNGEEFVQQATAEKASNIYFISGFSTTVEVSAKAKAFLDAYRAKYNEEPSTFAALAYDSVHLVANAAKGAKNSGEIKDNLAKTKDFEGVTGQTSFDADHNTVKTAYMMTMNNGKVEAAEVVKP; this is translated from the coding sequence ATGAAGAAAAAATTTGCCCTATCGTTTGTGGCGCTTGCAAGTGTAGCACTTCTTGCAGCCTGTGGAGAAGTGAAGTCTGGAGCAGTCAACACTGCTGGTAACTCAGTAGAGGAAAAGACAATTAAAATCGGGTTTAACTTTGAAGAATCAGGTTCTTTAGCTGCATACGGAACAGCTGAACAAAAAGGTGCCCAATTGGCTGTTGATGAAATCAATGCCGCAGGTGGTATCGATGGAAAACAAATCGAAGTAGTCGATAAAGATAATAAGTCTGAAACAGCTGAGGCGGCTTCAGTTACAACTAACCTTGTAACCCAATCTAAAGTATCAGCAGTCGTAGGACCTGCGACATCTGGTGCGACTGCAGCTGCGGTAGCGAACGCTACAAAAGCAGGTGTTCCATTGATCTCACCAAGTGCGACTCAAGATGGATTGACTAAAGGTCAAGATTACCTCTTTATTGGAACTTTCCAAGATAGCTTCCAAGGAAAAATTATCTCAAACTATGTTTCTGAAAAATTAAATGCTAAGAAAGTTGTTCTTTACACTGACAATGCCAGTGACTATGCTAAAGGGATTGCCAAATCTTTCCGCGAGTCATACAAGGGTGAAATCGTTGCAGATGAAACTTTCGTAGCAGGTGACACAGACTTCCAAGCAGCCCTTACAAAAATGAAAGGGAAAGACTTTGATGCTATCATCGTTCCTGGTTACTATAATGAGGCTGGTAAGATTGTAAACCAAGCGCGTGGCATGGGAATTGACAAACCAATCGTTGGTGGTGATGGATTCAACGGTGAGGAGTTTGTACAACAAGCAACTGCTGAAAAAGCATCAAACATCTACTTTATCTCAGGCTTCTCAACTACTGTAGAAGTTTCAGCTAAAGCTAAAGCCTTCCTTGACGCTTACCGTGCTAAGTACAATGAAGAGCCTTCAACATTTGCAGCCTTGGCTTATGATTCAGTTCACCTTGTAGCAAACGCAGCAAAAGGTGCTAAAAATTCAGGTGAAATCAAGGACAACCTTGCTAAAACAAAAGATTTTGAAGGTGTAACTGGTCAAACAAGCTTCGATGCAGACCACAACACAGTCAAAACTGCTTACATGATGACCATGAACAATGGTAAAGTTGAAGCAGCAGAAGTTGTAAAACCATAA
- a CDS encoding YlbG family protein: MFEKVNRSGLIIYLYYNRDAKKLQDYGDITYHSKKHRYLQLYVPTQEVEQLVGRLSKEKFIKKVRVCHIQELETPFVGNLYR; this comes from the coding sequence ATGTTTGAAAAAGTCAATCGCTCTGGCTTGATTATCTATCTTTACTATAATCGTGATGCCAAAAAACTGCAGGATTATGGAGATATTACCTATCATTCCAAGAAACATCGTTACTTACAACTCTATGTTCCAACTCAAGAAGTGGAGCAATTGGTCGGACGCTTGAGCAAGGAAAAATTTATTAAAAAAGTTAGGGTTTGTCATATCCAAGAGTTGGAAACACCCTTTGTGGGCAATCTTTATCGATAG
- the clpP gene encoding ATP-dependent Clp protease proteolytic subunit ClpP, with amino-acid sequence MIPVVIEQTSRGERSYDIYSRLLKDRIIMLTGPVEDNMANSVIAQLLFLDAQDSTKDIYLYVNTPGGSVSAGLAIVDTMNFIKADVQTIVMGMAASMGTVIASSGAKGKRFMLPNAEYMIHQPMGGTGGGTQQTDMAIAAEHLLKTRNTLEKILAENSGQSMEKVHADAERDNWMSAQETLEYGFIDEIMANNSLN; translated from the coding sequence ATGATTCCTGTAGTTATTGAACAAACAAGCCGTGGAGAACGTTCCTACGATATTTACTCACGTCTTCTCAAAGACCGCATCATTATGCTGACAGGTCCGGTTGAAGACAATATGGCTAACTCTGTTATTGCCCAATTGCTTTTCTTGGATGCCCAAGATAGTACAAAAGATATTTACCTTTATGTCAATACACCAGGTGGTTCTGTTTCAGCTGGTTTGGCAATCGTAGATACCATGAACTTTATCAAGGCAGATGTCCAAACCATTGTTATGGGAATGGCTGCATCTATGGGGACTGTCATCGCATCAAGTGGAGCAAAAGGCAAACGTTTCATGCTTCCAAATGCTGAATACATGATTCACCAACCAATGGGCGGTACAGGTGGTGGTACCCAACAAACTGATATGGCTATCGCTGCAGAACACTTGCTCAAAACTCGTAATACCTTGGAAAAAATCTTGGCTGAAAATTCAGGTCAGTCAATGGAAAAAGTCCATGCAGATGCAGAACGTGATAACTGGATGAGCGCCCAGGAAACACTTGAATATGGCTTTATTGATGAAATTATGGCCAACAATTCATTGAACTAA
- the upp gene encoding uracil phosphoribosyltransferase: MGKIEVINHPLIQHKLSILRRTDTSTKAFRELVDEIAMLMGYEVLRDLPLEDVEIETPITKTVQKQLAGKKLAIVPILRAGIGMVDGLLSLVPAAKVGHIGMYRDEETLQPVEYLVKLPEDIDQRQIFVVDPMLATGGSAILAVDSLKKRGASNIKFVCLVSAPEGVKALQEAHPDVEIFTAALDERLNEHGYIVPGLGDAGDRLFGTK, translated from the coding sequence ATGGGAAAAATTGAAGTTATTAATCACCCACTGATTCAACACAAATTGTCAATCTTGCGTCGTACAGATACTTCTACAAAAGCTTTTCGTGAGCTAGTAGATGAGATTGCAATGTTGATGGGGTATGAAGTACTTCGTGATCTTCCACTAGAAGATGTGGAAATCGAAACACCAATTACAAAAACAGTTCAAAAACAATTGGCAGGTAAGAAATTGGCCATCGTCCCAATCTTGCGTGCAGGTATCGGGATGGTTGATGGTCTCTTGAGCTTGGTTCCAGCTGCTAAAGTTGGCCACATCGGTATGTACCGTGATGAAGAAACACTTCAACCAGTTGAGTACTTAGTGAAATTGCCTGAGGACATTGACCAACGTCAAATTTTTGTAGTAGACCCAATGTTGGCAACAGGTGGCTCAGCAATCTTGGCTGTTGATTCTCTTAAAAAACGTGGCGCATCAAATATCAAATTTGTCTGCCTTGTATCTGCTCCAGAGGGTGTAAAAGCCCTTCAAGAAGCTCATCCAGATGTAGAAATCTTTACAGCAGCCTTGGATGAACGTTTGAACGAACACGGTTATATCGTTCCAGGTCTTGGAGATGCTGGAGACCGCTTGTTCGGTACAAAATAA
- a CDS encoding deoxycytidylate deaminase, whose product MTEKRLAWDEYFAAQALLIANRSTCKRAKVGAILVKDNKVISTGYNGSVSGTEHCIDHECLVIEGHCVRTLHAEVNAILQGAERGVPKGFTAYVTHFPCLNCTKQLLQVGCKRVVYINQYRMDDYAQYLYQEKGTELTHLPLETVQAALKEADLM is encoded by the coding sequence ATGACTGAAAAAAGACTAGCATGGGATGAGTATTTTGCAGCCCAAGCCTTACTAATTGCCAATCGTTCCACTTGTAAACGTGCCAAAGTGGGCGCGATTCTGGTAAAAGATAATAAGGTTATTTCCACTGGTTACAATGGTTCGGTATCAGGAACCGAGCATTGTATTGACCACGAATGTCTAGTCATTGAAGGACACTGTGTTCGCACCCTTCATGCTGAGGTCAATGCTATCCTTCAAGGTGCAGAACGTGGTGTTCCTAAAGGCTTTACAGCCTATGTAACGCATTTTCCTTGTCTGAACTGTACAAAACAATTGCTGCAGGTCGGTTGCAAGCGCGTGGTTTATATTAACCAGTATCGAATGGACGACTATGCCCAATACCTTTATCAAGAAAAAGGGACAGAATTGACCCATCTACCACTTGAGACAGTACAGGCAGCTCTTAAAGAGGCAGATCTAATGTAA
- a CDS encoding TetR/AcrR family transcriptional regulator, which yields MSERRISEKSLENLRKSNQESNLLTREAIETALLQLLEKKDLTKISISELAKRAGVSRAAFYRNYDSKEEILESVFKRSVHNIMEQLHHYDLKTDLYLVWVHLFREARKEARVIQLALDYHLEKIFVQAMQEFLEKYHGKSKGVSSYLHSFWSSAIVSVLLKWIKDGMKVPAEKIADLGLPFFKK from the coding sequence ATGTCTGAACGTAGAATCTCTGAAAAGTCTCTTGAAAATCTCAGAAAATCAAACCAAGAATCCAATTTATTAACTAGAGAAGCCATCGAAACAGCCCTCTTGCAACTCTTGGAAAAAAAGGACTTGACCAAGATTAGTATTTCTGAATTGGCCAAACGTGCAGGCGTTTCTCGTGCAGCCTTTTACCGTAATTATGATTCCAAAGAGGAAATTTTAGAGAGTGTCTTTAAACGGAGTGTCCACAACATCATGGAACAACTGCACCATTATGATTTAAAGACAGATCTTTATCTGGTCTGGGTTCATCTTTTCCGGGAGGCCAGAAAGGAAGCCAGAGTGATTCAATTGGCCTTGGATTACCATCTGGAAAAAATCTTTGTCCAAGCCATGCAGGAATTTTTAGAAAAATACCATGGGAAATCAAAAGGTGTCAGCTCTTATCTTCATTCCTTTTGGAGCTCGGCCATCGTTTCTGTCCTTCTAAAATGGATCAAGGATGGCATGAAGGTACCAGCTGAAAAGATTGCAGATTTAGGTTTACCATTTTTTAAAAAATAG
- a CDS encoding DegV family protein produces the protein MTWKIIADSGCDYRQLARPAIDTTFVSVPLTIQVADQVFVDDASLDIDQMMETMYATAEASKSACPSPDDYLRAFEGAKNIFLVTITGTLSGSHNSAQLAKNIYLEEHPDTKIHIIDSLSAGGEVDLLVEKLNDLIDQGLSFEEVVESITAYQEKTKLLFVLAKVDNLVKNGRLSKLIGTVVGLLNIRMVGEASETGTLELLQKARGPKKSVQAAYDEIIKAGYAGGRIVMAQRNNEKCCQQLSERIRENFPQADIKILPTSGLCSFYAEDGGLLMGYEID, from the coding sequence ATGACTTGGAAGATTATTGCTGACTCTGGTTGTGATTATCGTCAGCTGGCAAGACCAGCTATTGACACGACCTTTGTAAGTGTCCCCTTAACCATTCAAGTAGCTGATCAGGTCTTTGTTGATGATGCCAGTCTTGACATTGACCAAATGATGGAAACCATGTATGCAACTGCAGAAGCTTCAAAATCAGCTTGTCCAAGCCCAGATGATTATTTGCGAGCATTTGAAGGAGCCAAAAACATTTTCCTAGTAACCATCACTGGTACTCTTTCTGGAAGCCACAATAGTGCTCAACTAGCAAAAAATATTTATCTGGAAGAACATCCTGATACTAAAATTCATATAATTGATAGTTTGTCTGCTGGTGGGGAAGTTGACTTGCTCGTAGAAAAATTGAATGACTTGATCGACCAGGGCTTATCTTTTGAAGAAGTGGTTGAATCTATCACTGCCTATCAAGAAAAAACCAAGTTACTTTTTGTCCTAGCTAAAGTCGATAACTTGGTAAAGAACGGCCGTTTGAGCAAGCTTATCGGTACGGTCGTTGGCCTTCTCAATATCCGTATGGTCGGAGAAGCTAGTGAAACTGGAACTCTCGAATTGCTACAAAAAGCACGAGGACCAAAGAAATCAGTTCAAGCTGCCTATGATGAAATCATTAAAGCTGGATATGCTGGTGGCCGTATTGTCATGGCCCAACGCAATAACGAGAAATGTTGCCAACAGCTCTCAGAGCGAATCCGCGAAAATTTCCCACAGGCGGATATTAAAATTCTCCCAACATCTGGTCTCTGCAGTTTTTATGCAGAAGATGGTGGTTTGCTGATGGGATATGAAATTGATTAA
- a CDS encoding NAD(P)/FAD-dependent oxidoreductase: protein MKHFDTIVIGGGPAGMMATISSSFYGQKTLLIEKNRKLGKKLAGTGGGRCNVTNNGTLDDLLAGIPGNGRFLYSVFSQFDNHDIINFFTENGVKLKVEDHGRVFPASDKSRTIIEALEKKITELGGRVATKTEIVSVKKIDDQFVLKSADQTFTCEKLIVTTGGKSYPSTGSTGFGHEIARHFKHTITDLEATESPLLTDFPHKALQGISLDDVTLSYGKHVITHDLLFTHFGLSGPAALRMSSFVKGGEVLSLDVLPQLSEKDLAAFLEENREKSLKNALKTLLPERLADFFVQGYPDKVKQLSEKEQEQLLQSIKTLKIPVTGKMSLAKSFVTKGGVSLKEINPKTLESKLVPGLHFAGEVLDINAHTGGFNITSALCTGWVAGSNPI from the coding sequence ATGAAACATTTTGATACTATTGTCATCGGTGGAGGTCCTGCTGGTATGATGGCTACGATTTCCAGTAGCTTTTATGGACAGAAAACCCTCCTCATCGAAAAAAATCGGAAACTTGGAAAAAAATTAGCTGGTACTGGTGGGGGACGTTGCAATGTAACCAACAACGGAACTCTAGATGACCTACTAGCTGGCATCCCTGGAAATGGGCGCTTTCTCTACAGTGTCTTCTCCCAATTTGATAACCATGATATCATTAATTTTTTTACAGAAAATGGTGTTAAACTTAAGGTCGAAGACCACGGACGCGTCTTTCCTGCTAGTGACAAGTCTCGGACCATTATCGAGGCCTTGGAAAAGAAAATCACTGAACTCGGTGGTCGAGTTGCTACTAAAACGGAGATTGTTTCGGTTAAAAAGATAGACGACCAGTTTGTCCTTAAGTCCGCAGACCAAACCTTCACTTGTGAGAAACTCATTGTCACAACTGGTGGGAAATCCTATCCCTCTACTGGTTCGACTGGTTTTGGTCACGAGATTGCCCGTCATTTTAAGCATACCATTACCGATCTTGAAGCCACTGAAAGTCCTTTGTTGACAGATTTTCCACACAAGGCCTTGCAAGGAATTTCATTGGACGATGTGACCCTAAGCTATGGTAAGCATGTCATCACTCACGATTTGCTCTTTACCCACTTTGGTTTGTCAGGCCCTGCTGCTCTGCGTATGTCCAGCTTTGTCAAGGGCGGAGAGGTTCTCTCACTGGATGTTCTACCTCAACTTTCTGAGAAGGACTTGGCTGCATTTCTAGAAGAGAATCGGGAAAAATCCTTGAAAAATGCCTTAAAAACTTTGCTTCCAGAACGCTTGGCAGATTTTTTTGTGCAAGGCTATCCTGACAAAGTCAAACAGTTGAGTGAAAAGGAACAAGAACAACTTCTCCAGTCTATTAAGACCCTCAAAATCCCTGTGACTGGTAAAATGTCTCTCGCCAAATCCTTTGTTACCAAGGGTGGTGTCAGTCTTAAGGAAATCAACCCTAAAACCCTTGAAAGTAAGCTGGTACCTGGCCTTCACTTTGCTGGTGAGGTACTGGATATCAATGCCCATACGGGTGGCTTTAACATCACTTCTGCCCTCTGCACTGGTTGGGTGGCGGGATCAAATCCAATCTAA
- a CDS encoding DUF1697 domain-containing protein, whose product MEHIILLRGVTPNGKNAIPKMSYLVDILTEAGFQQVRTYIQSGNIILESDLDLEKIREHVHTLINENIGADLKMVIKNKSDFKKIVQENPFGEHYLYDRIHVIFYQESIQSLPLEKLKIDYGEEEICIGDHCLYLYLPRTAKQKKLHTNYLEKLFNVDLTMRKLNVVEKLLSK is encoded by the coding sequence TTGGAACATATTATCTTGTTAAGGGGAGTTACTCCTAATGGAAAAAATGCTATCCCTAAAATGTCTTATCTAGTAGATATCTTGACAGAAGCTGGTTTTCAACAAGTTCGAACCTATATTCAAAGTGGGAATATCATTCTTGAAAGCGACTTAGATTTAGAAAAAATACGAGAACATGTCCATACTCTAATAAATGAAAATATTGGTGCTGACTTAAAAATGGTAATCAAGAACAAAAGTGATTTTAAAAAAATTGTCCAAGAAAACCCGTTTGGAGAACACTATCTTTATGACCGTATACACGTGATTTTTTATCAAGAATCTATTCAAAGTCTCCCTTTAGAAAAATTGAAAATTGATTACGGTGAAGAAGAAATTTGTATCGGTGACCATTGTCTTTACCTCTACCTCCCTAGAACTGCAAAACAAAAGAAACTCCATACCAACTATCTTGAAAAGCTTTTCAATGTAGATTTGACCATGCGAAAACTAAATGTAGTAGAAAAATTATTAAGCAAGTAG
- a CDS encoding MerR family transcriptional regulator: MYHIKEAAQLSGVSVKTLYHYDKIGLLVPLKSENGYRTYSQEDLERLQVILYYKYLGFSLEKIAELLKEDRSDLLPHLTRQLDYLTRERQHLDTLISTLQKTIQEHKGEREMTIQEKFAGFNYQDHQKYHQEAVEKYGQEVMDQALDRQKGHEDEATLAFNQVFQALSQNLQAGLSATATENQEQAAKLLQAIRTYGFDCTIEVFGHIGKGYVYNPEFKENIDKFGIGTAQYTSDVIAHYVQTQTK; encoded by the coding sequence ATGTACCATATAAAAGAAGCTGCGCAGCTTTCGGGTGTCTCTGTCAAGACCCTGTACCACTACGATAAGATAGGACTCTTAGTCCCCTTAAAGTCGGAAAACGGCTATCGAACCTACAGTCAAGAGGATTTGGAACGCCTTCAGGTCATTCTTTACTACAAATATCTAGGCTTTTCTTTAGAAAAAATAGCAGAGCTGTTAAAGGAAGATAGATCAGATTTGTTGCCTCACTTGACCAGACAGTTGGACTATTTGACTCGAGAAAGACAACATCTGGATACCTTGATTTCAACCTTGCAGAAAACCATTCAAGAACATAAAGGAGAAAGAGAAATGACCATTCAAGAGAAATTCGCAGGATTTAACTACCAAGATCATCAAAAATACCACCAAGAGGCGGTAGAGAAATATGGACAAGAAGTCATGGACCAAGCGCTCGATCGTCAAAAAGGTCACGAAGATGAGGCTACGCTTGCCTTCAACCAAGTTTTTCAAGCTTTGTCACAAAATCTTCAAGCTGGTTTATCTGCAACAGCAACTGAAAACCAAGAGCAAGCAGCCAAGCTCTTGCAAGCCATCCGTACTTATGGATTTGATTGTACTATTGAAGTATTCGGTCATATCGGTAAAGGATACGTCTATAACCCAGAATTTAAGGAAAACATTGACAAATTTGGAATTGGAACAGCCCAGTACACATCAGATGTCATTGCTCACTATGTCCAAACTCAGACAAAATAA
- a CDS encoding sodium-dependent transporter, whose amino-acid sequence MSEKSQWGSKLGFILASAGSAIGLGAVWKFPYMTAANGGGGFLLVFLISTILIGFPLLLAEFALGRSAGVSAIKTFGKLGKNSKYNFIGWIGAFALFILLSFYSVIGGWILVYLGIEFGKLFQLSGTGDYAQLFTSIISNPAIALGAQAAFILLNIFIVSRGVQKGIERASKVMMPLLFIIFVVIIGRSLSLPNAMEGVLYFLKPDFSKLTSAGLLYALGQSFFALSLGVTAMLTYASYLDQKTNLVQSGISIVAMNISVSIMAGLAIFPAMSAFNIQSEGGPSLLFIVLPQLFDKMPFGTIFYILFLLLFLFATVTSSVVMLEINVGNITNQNNSKRAKWSAILGILTFVFGIPSALSYGVMADVHIFGKTFFDAMDFLVSNLLMPFGALCLSLFTGYIFKKVLAMEELHLDEIAWKQGLFQVWLFLLRFIIPIIIIVVFIAQFM is encoded by the coding sequence ATGTCTGAAAAATCGCAATGGGGTTCTAAACTGGGCTTTATCCTAGCATCTGCTGGTTCAGCCATCGGACTTGGTGCCGTTTGGAAATTCCCCTACATGACTGCTGCTAATGGTGGAGGAGGCTTTTTACTTGTCTTTCTCATTTCCACTATTTTAATTGGTTTCCCCCTTTTGCTGGCTGAATTTGCTCTCGGCCGAAGTGCTGGTGTCTCAGCAATCAAAACCTTTGGAAAACTCGGCAAGAATAGCAAGTACAACTTTATCGGTTGGATTGGTGCCTTCGCCCTCTTTATCCTCTTATCTTTCTACAGTGTTATTGGAGGATGGATTTTAGTCTATCTAGGCATTGAGTTTGGAAAATTGTTCCAACTTAGCGGAACTGGTGATTATGCTCAATTATTTACTTCAATCATTTCAAATCCAGCCATTGCCCTAGGAGCTCAAGCGGCCTTTATCTTATTGAATATCTTTATTGTATCACGTGGGGTTCAAAAAGGGATTGAAAGAGCATCGAAAGTCATGATGCCCCTGCTCTTTATCATCTTTGTCGTCATCATCGGTCGTTCTCTCAGTTTGCCAAATGCCATGGAAGGGGTTCTTTACTTCCTCAAACCAGACTTTTCAAAACTGACCAGTGCTGGTCTCCTCTATGCTCTGGGACAATCTTTCTTTGCCCTTTCACTAGGGGTTACAGCCATGCTGACATATGCTTCTTATTTGGATCAGAAAACCAATCTAGTCCAGTCAGGAATTTCTATTGTAGCAATGAACATCTCGGTGTCCATCATGGCAGGTCTAGCCATTTTCCCTGCTATGTCAGCCTTCAATATCCAATCTGAAGGGGGACCGAGCTTGCTCTTTATCGTCTTGCCTCAACTCTTTGACAAGATGCCTTTTGGAACCATTTTCTACATCCTTTTCCTCTTGCTCTTCCTCTTTGCGACGGTCACTTCTTCTGTCGTCATGCTGGAAATCAATGTGGGAAATATCACCAATCAGAATAACAGCAAACGTGCCAAATGGAGTGCCATTTTAGGAATTTTGACCTTTGTCTTTGGAATTCCTTCAGCCCTATCTTACGGTGTCATGGCAGATGTTCACATCTTTGGGAAGACCTTCTTTGACGCTATGGACTTCTTGGTTTCCAATCTCCTTATGCCATTTGGAGCTCTCTGCCTTTCACTTTTTACAGGCTATATCTTTAAAAAGGTTCTTGCAATGGAGGAACTCCATCTCGATGAAATAGCATGGAAACAGGGACTGTTCCAAGTCTGGCTATTCCTTCTTCGTTTCATCATTCCAATCATCATCATCGTGGTCTTTATCGCCCAATTTATGTAA